The Trichomycterus rosablanca isolate fTriRos1 chromosome 13, fTriRos1.hap1, whole genome shotgun sequence sequence TCAACACACTCTGTTTTGGCAGATTGTTTTGGGAGCGGGTCTTCATAAACCCATTCAGTGAGCATGTTTGGATGAAGGTTTCCAGACTTGATCAAAACACGCAAGCAGTTGtgtcctagtggttaaggaactggactaataatcgaaaggttgcaggttcgaaacctcaccactgcctggttgccactgttgggcccttgagcaagacccttaaccctcaattgcttagactgaacactgtcacagtactgtaagtcgctttggataaaagcgtctgctaaatcgcTCTTACTGGACAGATGTGTTCAGCCGTGTGTGTATTCTGTTTATATCCATCACTGactcacacacagtcacacttaCTCAAACGTGGGGTCACTTTAGATGAACCAGTTCACATTCTGCAGGTTGTGGGTGGAAGCCAGAGTTTCTTAAAAAAGAAACCTcatgaggattgaacccaggaaccCACGATGCTTTATAGCACCCACTCTTACTTCTCTTTCTTATTTGGATTTACTCTGTTGGTATGTTCTTTATTGATGTGTTTTAGGTCAGAGGACGAGATGGTGAAGTTCATGGGTCTGATGAACTCATCGTGGGTGATTGACGGTCATGCTGTAGTCACTGCGTTTGATCTGTCCAGATTTAAGTCCATAGTGGATGTTGGAGGTGTGTTTACTGTCTCTTCCATTCATAGTAATTCACAAACTGTATATTATACATCACACAATACAGTAATATAATATAGGAACAGTGCCAGCCCAGTCACGGTTTACGAACTGCAAGGTTGTGGATTCGAGGTCTTTAATCCTTTCGACTCTTGAAGGCTGTACAATAACTGACTCTGAACTttgaccccggcttccaaacaaactgggatgcgtggaaattttttttatagtaCTGGACACGTgtagatgtatatatgacaaataaagatgcTCGATCCACAAATAAAactatttgcattttttccccaccattgaaactgtaaaaaaaatatggtGTAGGTTGGCCGGACGTCTCCATCAATGAAAAAAGTCTTGAATGCCCAATGTAGTAAACTCTCGTTCTTCATGTTTTGTAGATTCTcttattttaaaaagcttttgtaattaaataagtgattttttaaaaacttttatatcattttttattttcctttcctttgttatgtgtttagtttttgcttttctttcttttcttgtcTGTTTCTTCTTTCATAATAGTTTTAACTGGGCAGGTAGacaaaatatattttctatattattattattattattattattatgaacagCATGTTTGTTGAatcaagtttattattattattattattattattattattattattaacagcaTGTTTGTTGAATCaagtttattaatattattattattattattattaatattattattactattatcattattattattattaatattattataataattattagcattattattattattacattattaatattaacattatttattattattattatcattattattattattaatattattattatattgttattattataatttttattataattatttatcttttttattgttattcttcttattattattgttattatttacagcatgtttgtttaataaagtttattatttttgttattattattattattatttttatttacagcatgtttgtttaataaagtttattattattattgttattattgtttttttttattattattattatttaacgttattttttattaatatgattTTAATTCTTCTCTCTACAGGCTGTTCAGGTGCTTTGGCCCGTGAGTTGGCTCAGACCTACCCTGCTTCTACAGTGACAGTCCTGGACCTACCGCAAGTGATCCAAACAGCTCAGAAACATTTTTCTCAAAGCGACGATGCCATCACGTTTCAGGAAGGTCAGATTCTGTTGTTTCTaatctgtattttttaattgaatGAGATACGACTTGTTATGAAGCTCGGGTGGTACGGTGGTCTGTTatggatctcagcggtgctagCTAGGATAGAttttaggggggggggggggtaaatagCTCTTAATCTAATActcatgagtgtgtgtttttgtaaaggcGACTTTTTTAAGGAggagcttcctgctgctgattTGTACGTTTTGGCGAGGATCCTTCATGACTGGAAGGAGGAGAAGTGTCTTACACTGCTGAGGAACATCCACACGGCCTGCCATCCAGGTGAGCATCACTCCAAGCTCATAGCTGTGAGTAAGAGAATGATGGATTAATAACCtgtgcagtaggtggattgatACCCTTTCTCTGTAGGTGGTGGCGTTCTGCTAGTGGAGGCGATGTTACACGAGAACCGGAAAGGACCCCTCATGGCTCAGCTCTTCTCTTTGAACATGCTGGTTCAGACGGAGGGGAGCGAGCACCCGCCCTCTCACTACGTGCACATGCTAACGGCGGCGGGGTTCAGCGACGTGCAGGTGTGCAGGACAGGAAAATCCTACGATGCCATTCTGGCTCTCAAATGACCAAAACAGGACGCTGAGCAACAGACtgtactttcatgctgttcttcaatggtcaggacccccacaggaccaccacagagcaggtattatttaggtggtggatcattctcagcactgcagtgacgctgacatggtggtggtgtgttagtgtgtgttgtgctggtatgattggataagacatggcagcgctgctggagtttttaaaaacctcattgtcactgctggactgagaatagtccaccaaccaaaaatatccagccaacagcgccccatgggcagcgtccagtgtcccctgatgaaggtctagaagatgagcgactcaaacagcagcaatagatgagcaatcgtctctgactttacatctacaaggtggaccaactaggtaggagtgtctaatagagtggacggtgagtggacacggtgtttaaaaactccagcagcactgctgtgtctgatccactcataccagcacaacacacactaacacaccatcaccatgtcagtgtcactgcagtgctgagaatcatccaccacctaaataatacctgctctgtgggggtcctgtgggggtcctgaccactgaagaacagcatgaaagcaggctaaaaaagcatgcagagaaacaaatggactacagtcagtaattgtagaactacagagtgcttctatatggtaagtggagctgataaaattgatagtgagtgtagaaacaaggaggtggttttaatgttatggctgatcagtatatttcccccattttctcccaatttggtCATTTCTAATTTCCCACTGCAATATCTCTGGCGTCTTTTCACCGACCAGCAGCTCATTCCTACAGAGAGTTTTTAACATGTACAGATACCAAAACATGCTCTCACTACAACTATCTACTTATTTTGTACTACAGgagcctgaagacccaaacacaAAACAGGAAACACTGTCCATATGGTTACCAGGATTAAGAATCGACttcattaattattatcattataatactaatattaataatattgtgtagctcagtggctctgtgggttgcactgtcacctcccagcaagaaggtcctgggttcgattcccaggcagagcgctccaggtcctttctgtgtggagtcatgtgtgcatgctctccccgtgtccacgtgggtttcctccaggtgctccggttaccttccacagtccaaacgTTAAAATTCACGTTTAAATTCAATGTGTTGAAATAGAAACTTAGAAAGCGCCCTCTGGTGGCAGTGAATGTTCACTGCAAGCCCTATTTTATCTGTGAGATAAATTGCTACGtgtattacattttcagcatttagcagacgcttttatccaaagcgacttacacaatgagcaattgagggttaagggccttgctcagggacccaacagtggcaacttggtggtggcggggcttgaaccggcaaccttctgtttactagtccagtaccttaaccactgagctatcactgtttGTAAGTTTGTAAGTTTGTAGACTGCTGGTTGTACTGGGACACTTACAGAATTGTTATGTGGAGGGGCATCAAAAGTTTATTGCTGGAGGagttctttgtttattaggattttaacgtcatgttttacactttggttacattcatgacaggaacggtagttactcattacacaagattatatcgaacacagtcatggacaacctagtgtctccaattcacctcacttgcatgtctttggactgtgggaggtaaccggagtAAGCCCacccagacacagggagaacattcaaactcccacggttgatcgaacccaggaccttcttgctgtgaggcgacagtgaaacccacttagccaccgtgctgccgaGGAGAATGTAATTAGGGTTTCAGCTTAATACTTATTTAGTAAATctaaagcgacttgcagtactgtgacagtatacagtctaagcaattgagggttaagggcctcgctcaagggcccaacagtggcagcctgacagtggtggggcttgaactagcaaccttttgattataaGTCCACtattttaaccactaggctacaactgcccttctaTTTGTACTACAGAATCCttaagacccaaacagaagctGGAAGcgacatttaataattataataataataaaataataataataataaaaataaaataataataataaaataataataattaaataataataataataaaataataataataaaataataataattaaataataataataataataaaataataataaaataataataataaaataataataataattctgtaaGTGTCCCAGTACAACCAGCAGTCTACAAACTTACAAACTTACaaacagtgatagctcagtggttaaggtactggactagtaaacagaaggttgccggttcaagccccgccaccaccaagttgccactgttgggtccctgagcaaggcccttaaccctcaattgctcattgtgtaagtcgctttggataaaagcgtctgctaaatgctgaaaatgtaaatgtaaatgtagtgggTAATTATTAAAGTGCAATTTACTTTACTCTTTAACGCCCTCTGGTGGACAGAAACACTAAAGCAATCCAGAGTGACCTATCTGGATCCGAACAAATATCTTTGGCTCGATGCGACACCTGGTGGCTGGTCTGTGCACTGCAGGCAGCTTCACTCGACCACACGAGTACGTAACTTGTGTTTGCGCgtttctgtgtgtgagtgtgtgtgtgtgtgcgtgcgagAGAGCGAGCGGGGCGGGGAGGCGACAATCTGCTACCTACCGTGCCGCCCGAACTCAAACTGTAACAGCACCATCGCTTAGCAGCTACACGGAAACGCCAACGCAGGAGCGGCGACATCCCGTCCGTGCAGGTATTTGCGCATTCGGATGTTTGTTTGCGGGATTTTGGGAGGGCTGGTCGCTTTGGCAGCGTGCGTGCTGTGTTTTTTCGAATGCAGATGGTCCGCTGGAAACGTAGTACGTCATTAAAATGGCGCCAAAAGATTAAGTTCGAGGGGC is a genomic window containing:
- the asmt2 gene encoding acetylserotonin O-methyltransferase 2, with amino-acid sequence MAEHLSQSELGYPFKLLEYLNGFRVSKVIFSACELGVFDLLLRSQKPLSAAEVAQELAASRDGVERLLDVLVGIEILEVELRQGTAYYSSTDAANLCLAQKSPKSLHDMIIYQSQTIYPLWNNLADAVREGRNQNEKTFGLPSEDIFSAIYRSEDEMVKFMGLMNSSWVIDGHAVVTAFDLSRFKSIVDVGGCSGALARELAQTYPASTVTVLDLPQVIQTAQKHFSQSDDAITFQEGDFFKEELPAADLYVLARILHDWKEEKCLTLLRNIHTACHPGGGVLLVEAMLHENRKGPLMAQLFSLNMLVQTEGSEHPPSHYVHMLTAAGFSDVQVCRTGKSYDAILALK